From Thermovirga sp., one genomic window encodes:
- a CDS encoding YjbQ family protein has protein sequence MKTYTEYLWFETRKRKELVRITPDLEAILGRSGVTDGMMLVSAMHITSGIIVNDNESGLHQDILEWLEKTAPEDPSYAHHRTGEDNADAHLKRILVHHQAILPVTGGELDLGPWEQCFYAEFDGRRRKRVVVKIMGV, from the coding sequence ATGAAAACCTACACCGAGTACTTGTGGTTTGAGACGAGGAAAAGGAAAGAACTGGTACGGATTACGCCGGACCTTGAAGCCATCCTGGGAAGGAGCGGCGTGACCGACGGGATGATGTTGGTGTCGGCTATGCATATCACTTCCGGCATCATCGTGAACGACAACGAATCGGGGCTCCACCAGGACATCCTCGAGTGGCTGGAGAAGACAGCCCCCGAGGACCCATCCTACGCCCACCACCGCACGGGCGAGGACAACGCCGACGCCCACCTCAAGCGCATCCTGGTGCATCACCAGGCGATACTGCCCGTGACGGGCGGCGAACTGGACCTGGGGCCCTGGGAGCAGTGTTTTTACGCGGAATTCGACGGCCGCCGCAGGAAGCGCGTGGTGGTCAAGATCATGGGGGTATGA